CACATGTAAAATTCCATTTTCCCAAAATggaatttcttaaatattttttttaaaaaatattatttttcgaccccaacaaaaagaaagaagTAGATGCAGAAAAACaacaataaacattttttaaataataaacaaacaagGCCCAAGGAGCCGTTTACAAGTAGTTTGCTAGAGGCCTACTTTCAACGAGGGTTCATCCCTCGTGACCACCTCAAGTTGAATTCAACGAGGAAAACTCATATCAAAGatgaaaagaaagaaaaagaacatacagaatttgaaaaaaatatacaaggAACTGCAGTTAAGAgcaaagtaaaaatttataacattTATGATATTCAACAAGATTTAACCATAAATCAACTCCAAAAATTTGAGATGTTAGCTAAAGCAAATGATTGGAATGACGAACAAATGGCTTTGATTTACATGGATTGTATACACGATCCAAGAAAAGATTATTTACCATCAGATTCTTATATTGCATTAAGAAAGTCACtgttgaattttatttatccACCGGAACAAAAAAGACATGCGATACGTGAATTAGATAATACAAGCCAAATAAGTTATTTTAGTATCaaagaatataaagaaaCAATCGAGGAAAGACTTAACAGTTATTCATATTATAatgatctaaaaaaaagagaagcTCTGCATAAAATGGAagaagtatttttaaagggACTAGGAGATTTCACACATTTAGAATTAACAAGACAAAATATGATAAGTAAggaaatttatgaaatttataattaccTTGTTCTAatagaaaatgaaattttaactAAAGTCGAGAAACCCAATACCCATtatgaaaaagaaaattttgattataaCAGAAATACTCAATTTAATAACCCGAAATGGTGCTCACTTCATAAGAGTAACTATACTCATGATACCAGGCGTTGTTACGCCTTacagaataaaaaaagattgcCTGAATTTGCAGATCACAaggataaaaatatgattattAAACAACGTAGCCAATGTCCCGAAGACATTACTGTAATAGGAAAAATAGGTAATAAGGATGTGAAAATGCTATTAGATAGCGGATCAAGGAGAAATTATATTACTAAAAGCGCAgttaatgaatttaatttaaagaaagaagAATGTGCTAGAATTAAAACCATTTTTGGAAATAATGAAACAGCAGAATCCAATGAAATGGTCAATACTGTTGTTAcgataaaagaaaaaccTTTTGAAGTAAAATTTTGcgttttagaaaaattacCCGTTAATTTTGTTCTAGGGAACGAATTTCTTGACATGCATTGTGCAAAGTTAGATTACGCCGAAGGAACGGTAGAATTAGATGGACTACGAATTGACATGGTACATAAAGAGGGAAATGCTGAGGAATTGCTAGATAAAGAAAtagttaataaattatgtcAGGTTAGCGAAAGCgaagaatttaataaactaTTAGACTTctatattaaagaaaacaaaaaatttacctCTATGAAAACAAACCTAGCTTCGTTTAATGTAATACAACcagttttaaaaacaaagaagatTACCTATACAGTTccatttaaatatattgaaaagGCGAAAATGGAAATTAAAAGACTTTTAGATGCAGATATAATTGAAAAGAGTTCTTCTGATATAATAAGCCctgcattttttatagaaaagaaaaataaagatttacGTTTAGTAGTAGATTATAGGGAAGTAAATAAAGCTTTACAAGATGACCCATGGATATTGCCCAAAATTGAGGATTGTCTAACAATAATGGGAtctaacaaattttttacgcAGATTGATTTAAGTAACGGATTTAACcagataaaaatagatGAACAAAGCAAGAAATATACatcgttttttttattaggaCAACAGTGGCAATACAAGAGAATTCCCTTTGGAATTAAGCCCGGtccaaaattatttcaaagaaatatttcaaaCATTTTAGGAGATTTCGATAATGTATTTGTTTTCATAGATGATATTgtgatttataataaaacaaaagaaagTCATTTAATTTCCGTAGAAAAAATACTAGAAACTTTATATAGCAAAAATGTCCAAATAAATTTCGAAAAATCGAAGTTTTTTCAACCAGAAATTGAAGTTTTGggttacaaaataaatcacGAAGGAATTTTTCCAAAAactaattatttaaataatagaatattcgagaaagaaataagaaCGAAAAAGGATTTACAAAAACTGTTAGGAGTGATAAACTGGTACAGAAAGTTTATTCCAGATCTTTCGATAAggattaataaattaacagatatgttaaaaaacaagaatgaaaataaaattaaaataacgACCGAAATGAGAAAGGAAGTTGACAGAATTAAAGAGTGGATTTTAGGTAATCATATGTTATCATTTCCCGATTACAATAGTAAATTTACATTACACGTTGACGCGAGCGAAATAGGTTTAGGAAGTACACTAACACAAAAGGATAAAATCATTAGatattatagtaaaaaattttctggTCCAGAATTAAATTACAGTATTGTTGAGAAGGAATTTTTGGCAATTGTTTTATCTATGctcaattttaaaaacataatcCAAGGATCTTATGTAGAGATTTATACTGAtagtaaaaattgtatctatgaaaataaaatagaaacaTCAAGAATTAATAGATGGAAATTGTTGTTAAATGAATTTAGTTTTTCACTAAATCATATAGAtggtaataaaaattgtatgGCAGATAATCTATCAAGAAATTTCATTGGAATCGGAAATAATGAAAACAATAATCAcgaagaaattattaaactAAACCAAGAATGTTGTCTCAGAGACAAAAACGGTaactttatatttgataaagAAAAGCGCTACATAGTTAAATTTAAccaagtaaaaaaatttatatcatttatGCATGAATTTGGACTTCATAGAGGAATTTCTACCCTatattacaatataaagCGCTATTACTATATAAAACGAAtctttaaagaaataagaaatacCATTAgcaaatgtaaaatttgtggaatttataaaaataagcatcctaaaaaatatatcactGGTAATATAGTAGCacaaagaaaatttgaaaaggTAAGTACCGATATTTTCGGCCCTTTTAGTcttgataattttattacttCAGAAAGGAAAGAGGTAGGATATATCCTTACCATGACGGATATATATTCCCGATATACTAAactttatttcttatacaCTATAAATTCAGACTCGGTGTTAAGATGTTTTGAAAATTGGATTACAACTTTTGGGAAACCAACATCTATAATTTCAGACAATGGACGCCAGTTTATAAGTAACACAACTaaagattatttaataaaggaAAAAATACTACATACCTTGATACCCTCATACACACCAAGCTCTAATGGTGTATCGGAagcaataaataaaacaatttcaTTCGCCCTGAGCTTCAACAAAGGTTTAAATATACGAGAAGTCGTTATGAAGGCAGAAAATGCGATTAATTTCAATTATAATAGAACGATAAAATCTTCTCCATTTTCAATCATTAATggatttaatatttatgacCCATTACAGAGAGATTACAATCATATTAGTGtcttaaaagaagaaaaaatctatttgGTAAAAGTTGGAGACATTTGTAGggaaagaatatataatgCTAAAAAATTAGGACCACAATGGAGCAAGAGGAAGAAGGTATTATGTGTTGGCAATAAAGGGTACTGGATTAAACTGAAAGGAAATAGTGGATGGACGCATATTAAGAACATTAAACTCTAAGGGGGCAGAATGTGGTATTACAACCACATGTAAAATTCCATTTTCCCAAAATggaatttcttaaatattttttttaaaaaatattatttttcgaccccaacaaaaagaaagaagTAGATGCAGAAAAACaacaataaacattttttaaataataaacaaacaagGCCCAAGGAGCCGTTTACAAGTAGTTTGCTAGAGGCCTACTTTCAACGAGGGTTCATCCCTCGTGACCACCTCAACTTTGTATTCTTAAACACAATACAATACAATAATTAATATGAAATGACTTCGaatattcaataaaaaacctcattatatttaacacataaatttttttaataattatatgcAAATTTTTGCAACaacaaaacaaattttaaatttttttttcataattactttattttattcCATCAAATAAAAGGTACAAGTTCCCTATTAAGATATTTGATACACTCATCACTCAATTCAATTTCACCCACAACTCTAAACAAACTTTTTGCCATCTCATAATCATTCCCTTGTTTTATTACCTCACAGGCTACTTTTAATACTTTCTCGATAACAAATTTAACTTCAATAAGTTTAAAATCCACAGAAAAAAACGATGTCGTTTTTAGAGTAAAAATATCCGGACtctgtaaaaatttataaaattttaaaagtatttcCAATTTTTTCACGTTCGTTGATTGATCTGTCAATTTAATTTcgtcaaaaatttttatcgcGTATTGAATATCTACCTGTGTCAATATTccttcaataaaaatatcaatgaGTATTTCTGTCAGGAGTGTCGTGTCATCTACCAATTTGTAGACTTTAATTATCTGTTTTCTGTCGttaatatcttttaaaagACGTACTACTTtataatcaattttttttgataatgtCAAGCCCAATATATCAAacattttgtattttactatatttttagCTACAATTTCTTCATAATCTTCTGTTATTTCTTCTATAGCAGAAATacaatacaattttttctgtgtatctttcattttttcaCAAATCATGAAAGTTAAGTCGacgaataaatttttatcatttgattttttagctAATTCTTTCATCAAATGATAAGTCGAAAATGTTGACAAATcgttataaaaacaaaattccATAGCTTTATCGTATTGTTTAGTCATTACGTAGACTAACAACAAGCCTCGTTtgcttttatatttatcaaattgTTTTCTTATACAATTCGTATCTTTTGTGTTCATCAATTGAAACCAGAGGTAGTCTTCCACGCTACTTATAATTAAATGGTCttgtatattatttttacctTCCATCaaatcatataaaatttttttaaatctgtCTTCTTCAAGATTTATATTGCGAAATTTGCccagataaatttttgaatgAAGCCAAGAAGAAAAGCTTTTCTTGAAAtcattttctatattattaaaataatcagTATATTGGttcattaaattaaaaatactatttGGCATTCCGCATCTCAAATAGACATAAATTTCGGCGAATAAATATCTACCTTCAAATACTTCTAATTTGTATTCTTCACTATtgtatttcatttttacgAATACAGAAACTTTATCTTCAAAAGAATTCAGAGGTGCTAAAATTTCCGAAGAATTTTCAAGTAAAAATCTgtcaatatattttatatactcGATACCCAAGTAGACGATTTCTTGGTCAAAATCCAATGACGAATTTGTCGTAGAAAGAAACTTGTAAATATCGAATAACATAGGATTACCAAATAATTCTTCATTTGGCAATATTCCGAAATCTTTTTCGAAACTTCCTACGTCgagattattttttcctgACTTGTTTAGATTttcattttgtttttttatttctcttaaattttttttcaattgttctctaaaatttttttcaatttctttttcataTTCGCCTACTGTTTCTTGTAATTTATTGTAGACAAATCCGTTGATGATACTTTCAATATTGTAATCATTTCTTATTGGTTTTAAGATACCAGTGAAATTTGTCCTTACTGGGATTacagaatattttttattttttaattgtattttttttagattagCGACAACTTGGTAATAATTAGTTACTTGTTGGGATTCCAATACAAAAGGAATTTTAAGTTTATCAGTCATGGGggtaaatttcaaaaatcaaaaatttattattttgtcaAAATGATCGTGATTGTCTTTTcaaaagttataaaaaaattgtctATATGAACTCTTTAAAACTGAATACAAGTACGCTAAACTTGAAgttttgtaaaatcttatttttacacTATAGCGCTGAAgctaattaaaaaacataagtTTAAAATGGAATTTCACACTCACATATAAACTTAATACAAAACATTtaacttattttttgttttttttatttaaatcttatttttccgttattttttaatcccCAAAATGAACATTTTTTCTCATCAAAATGTCGGTACCACAGAAGAAAAAGGTCAAGACGCAAAGCGCACAATTCTTTCCGGTACAAATCTAATAGGCGATATTTGTAAAACAACTCTCGGCCCAAAAGgaatgttaaaaattttaaaaggcgacacaaaaaatcaaaatatttcaaatgaCGGCGCTTTTATACTCAAAAATCTTCAAATTGACAGTGCTTCTGCTcgtattataataaattctagTATTGGTCAAGATTGGGAAGAAGGAGATGGCACTACTTCGGTAGCTGTACTTTCTAGTATCTTAATTAATgaaatatcaaaattgaatatacaccctataaaaattattagagGATTGAGAATGGCACAAGAAAGATGcgaaaaagttttaaacaAGATTTCGTCAGTGCCCACTGatgaagatataaaatctttgaTAAATACGACTCTTTGTTCTAAAGTATTGAAATATGATTTAGAGAAGTTTACTAATATGTGTATAAAAGCTGTAGAAGGTTTAGAAGGCAAGAcagatttaaatttgatacaaattattaaatgtcCTGGAAAATTAGAAGATTCGTATCTTGACGAtggatttattttaaataaagagGCAGTTATTAAGACGATAAAAAATCCCAAGATTTTATTGGCTAATACAAGTTTAGATCAAGACAAAATCAAAGTTTTCGGAGCGAAAATAAATGTGTCTTCTGTTTCTGATCTAGCAGAAATGGAAAGAATAGAAAGAGATAAAATGAATTCTAAGATAGAGAATATTTGTcagaataaaattgattgttttattaatagaCAGTTAATTTATGATTACCCCATGCAattattaaagaataaaGGTGTTCAGCCTATAGAAAATGCAGATTTTGATGGTATAGAAAGATTAAACAATGTTTTAGGCGGGAAGATTTTGTCTACTTTTGATAATTTAGACGAGTCAGTTTACGGGACATGTGAAGAAATTAAGAATGTTAATATTGGCGGAAAGAAGTTTATTAAGTTTTCTGGTATTAAAAATGGAGCGAGTACTATTGTGCTTTTTGGATCTTCCAAGGAGATGTTAGACGAAGCAGAGAGAAGTTTACATGACGCGCTTTGTGTTTTGATTAAGATTAAAGAGAATCCTAAGATTGTTTATGGAGGTGGCTCATCTGAGATGGCCTTGGCAGTTGAGCTTGCCAAATATGCCCTTGAGATCCCAGGCGTAGAAAGCGAGGCCATTTCTGCTTTTTCTAGTGCTTTACAGAATATTCCTGTTATTTTGTCAGAGAATGGCGGCTTTAATGGaaatgaattaaaaagtcAGCTTAGGTCTAAGCACAATAGTGGGGCTTATACTTATGGAGTGAATTTGGAGAAGGGAGTAGTCCAGTGCATGAAGGAATGTCATGTAGTGGACAGttttagaattaaaaagCGAGTTATTTGTGCGTCATCAGAAGTGGCACAgatgataataaaatgtGATGGTATAGTGAAATTACAACCTAGGGAAAGAACAAGgcattaaaataaataatttattatgataattttatattagacttatattttgattatatttgttttttatgtttacaTAGATATGCGTCTTTTTATGCATatggatttttttaaaatgaagatTTTTTCATGAATGAAGGgtgttttttatgaatgaagttttttttgtaatttaagGGCGTTTTAAAGGAATAAAGAAGTCGATTTAATTGATCAAGATTCAACAgaaagatatttttaaatatattatagtaaattataaataatttaatattttattatacaattgtatatttttcatatttcattatatatttgtgtTTTATCTctgtttttctttctttttttccctcgcttttttaatttcccTCTTATTTTTCCCgcctaaaaatatttaaacccgtttttttcttaagGGCATGTCAAGAGTAAAACAATCAGCTCGTAAAACAGTAGGAGGTAAAGCACCAAGAAAACAAGTATC
The genomic region above belongs to Vairimorpha necatrix chromosome 3, complete sequence and contains:
- a CDS encoding nucleoporin NIC96 (NIC96), translating into MTDKLKIPFVLESQQVTNYYQVVANLKKIQLKNKKYSVIPVRTNFTGILKPIRNDYNIESIINGFVYNKLQETVGEYEKEIEKNFREQLKKNLREIKKQNENLNKSGKNNLDVGSFEKDFGILPNEELFGNPMLFDIYKFLSTTNSSLDFDQEIVYLGIEYIKYIDRFLLENSSEILAPLNSFEDKVSVFVKMKYNSEEYKLEVFEGRYLFAEIYVYLRCGMPNSIFNLMNQYTDYFNNIENDFKKSFSSWLHSKIYLGKFRNINLEEDRFKKILYDLMEGKNNIQDHLIISSVEDYLWFQLMNTKDTNCIRKQFDKYKSKRGLLLVYVMTKQYDKAMEFCFYNDLSTFSTYHLMKELAKKSNDKNLFVDLTFMICEKMKDTQKKLYCISAIEEITEDYEEIVAKNIVKYKMFDILGLTLSKKIDYKVVRLLKDINDRKQIIKVYKLVDDTTLLTEILIDIFIEGILTQVDIQYAIKIFDEIKLTDQSTNVKKLEILLKFYKFLQSPDIFTLKTTSFFSVDFKLIEVKFVIEKVLKVACEVIKQGNDYEMAKSLFRVVGEIELSDECIKYLNRELVPFI
- a CDS encoding T-complex protein 1 subunit beta (CCT2); translated protein: MNIFSHQNVGTTEEKGQDAKRTILSGTNLIGDICKTTLGPKGMLKILKGDTKNQNISNDGAFILKNLQIDSASARIIINSSIGQDWEEGDGTTSVAVLSSILINEISKLNIHPIKIIRGLRMAQERCEKVLNKISSVPTDEDIKSLINTTLCSKVLKYDLEKFTNMCIKAVEGLEGKTDLNLIQIIKCPGKLEDSYLDDGFILNKEAVIKTIKNPKILLANTSLDQDKIKVFGAKINVSSVSDLAEMERIERDKMNSKIENICQNKIDCFINRQLIYDYPMQLLKNKGVQPIENADFDGIERLNNVLGGKILSTFDNLDESVYGTCEEIKNVNIGGKKFIKFSGIKNGASTIVLFGSSKEMLDEAERSLHDALCVLIKIKENPKIVYGGGSSEMALAVELAKYALEIPGVESEAISAFSSALQNIPVILSENGGFNGNELKSQLRSKHNSGAYTYGVNLEKGVVQCMKECHVVDSFRIKKRVICASSEVAQMIIKCDGIVKLQPRERTRH